Proteins encoded within one genomic window of Nicotiana tomentosiformis unplaced genomic scaffold, ASM39032v3 Un00232, whole genome shotgun sequence:
- the LOC117277823 gene encoding uncharacterized protein codes for MTWFTQFHSVQAKVTSIKCGIVCMISSKRFTNVLRLNHLKGMLPITPKSSWCAKVVTIEDIHSKISTYFEGDDDASSSATSYHEKFFFLLNKFYKLQSWLTEQFSVKHFESLLSWEYLALLGEKYASA; via the exons ATGACGTGGTTCACACAATTCCACTCAGTGCAAGCAAAG GTCACATCTATTAAATGTGGAATAGTTTGTATGATAAGCTCCAAACGTTTCACCAATGTATTGAGGTTGAATCACCTGAAAGGGATGCTACCAATCACTCCGAAAAGCTCTTGGTGTGCGAAAGTG GTCACCATTGAGGACATACATAGCAAAATTTCCACGTATTTTGAGGGTGATGATGATGCCTCATCCTCTGCAACTTCATACCATGAGAAATTCTTCTTCCTGTTGAATAAGTTTTACAAGCTTCAATCTTGGTTGACAGAGCAGTTTTCTGTGAAGCATTTTGAGTCACTTTTGTCATGGGAATATCTTGCCCTTCTTGGAGAAAAATATGCATCTGCTTAG